The Acidobacteriota bacterium genome contains a region encoding:
- a CDS encoding TonB-dependent receptor produces MSSCLNSPSQAGSPGRRRFHSTRISVTYPASSRMISGGIRRPCVMRCTRERDRVLRCRCPAAQRSREWASSVNLRKRPPRGATPMWNARRNIHMMEAAQYVYARRNGAGSLPSPRRRTQPSARASHGTLPRQPSRRIRLAALTMAALATVSPLQAQETGTVRGTVTLVENGGPVDGALILIIGTGAFTFTDDGTFEFTNVPAGTYDVIAQREQLTAGLQTVSIGAGETAIADFELSLSPVREEVTVTASAAVGAAATLQTFNAVTTVDSFAIAREAPSTIAEALEDEPGIANRSFGPGASRPVIRGFGGDRVLIIEDGLPTGDLSAASDHHGMTIDPNSAERIEIVRGPATLLYGSGVVGGLINIITPHAAYRNLLTPPESYGETLIDGTRAQLGADTGSANRQAGAYANLQHAQGNMLFWGSGAERRTGDYDTPEGPVFNTAAELTNARTGLGYFGDRAFASLSLTFEDSRFGLPFEDIFHSHGTAEDAHGHAHGHAEPREAGGGDDSSIDLTSRRRVGRFDLGLRNLDNDFLQGVRTGFHVIDVTDDHVDTVGGVDNVDSRIGNRTYIKRTLFYQGQLGRFTGRFGTELKYRDFDVTGTEALAPRTDQSTISAFGYEEVSFGRYRLQFAGRAERNGYKTAGRVPLPGRDDREDDHGHGHRHDAGDGDHLEPPDPRDRQFLGVSASAGLHADLGAATELVANLMQSHRVPALQELYNFGPHLGNFEVGNPDLEAETALGLDIGLRRQSGRIGTDLNFYVYDIENFIFGDHTLEIVDNLRVLDIIQDDSRFVGFDARGSVRLGGQAWASLGIGYVNATLTSTNEAVPRIPPLRATLSVEIPYGAFTVSPEVTFAARQGRVFRDETTTPGYAILNLDASYLWPRQHMAHVLSFTGYNLTNALFRNHMSFIKDLAPEIGRGVKVGYSLRFF; encoded by the coding sequence ATGAGCTCCTGCTTGAACTCACCGTCCCAGGCCGGCTCACCGGGCAGACGCCGGTTCCACTCGACCAGGATCTCGGTGACGTACCCGGCGAGCTCCCGCATGATCTCGGGCGGCATCCGCAGACCGTGCGTCATGAGATGCACTCGGGAGCGGGACCGCGTGCTTCGCTGCCGATGCCCTGCGGCGCAGCGATCTCGGGAGTGGGCTTCATCCGTCAACCTCCGGAAACGACCGCCTCGTGGAGCAACTCCCATGTGGAATGCCCGCCGTAATATACACATGATGGAGGCTGCGCAATACGTGTATGCTCGAAGGAATGGAGCCGGGAGTCTCCCGTCTCCACGACGTCGTACCCAGCCCTCGGCGCGTGCTTCACACGGAACCCTGCCGCGGCAGCCGAGCCGCCGGATTCGGCTCGCCGCACTGACGATGGCGGCGCTGGCGACGGTATCGCCTCTCCAGGCGCAGGAGACGGGCACGGTGCGCGGCACGGTGACCTTGGTGGAGAACGGCGGCCCGGTCGACGGCGCGCTGATCCTCATCATCGGCACCGGAGCCTTCACGTTCACCGATGATGGGACGTTCGAGTTCACGAACGTGCCGGCCGGCACCTACGACGTCATCGCCCAGCGCGAGCAGCTCACCGCCGGCTTGCAGACGGTGAGCATCGGGGCGGGCGAGACGGCCATCGCCGACTTCGAGCTGAGCCTGTCGCCGGTGCGCGAGGAGGTCACCGTCACCGCGTCGGCGGCGGTCGGCGCCGCGGCGACGCTCCAGACATTCAACGCGGTCACCACGGTCGATTCGTTCGCGATCGCCAGGGAGGCCCCCAGCACCATCGCCGAAGCGCTCGAGGACGAGCCCGGCATCGCGAACCGGAGCTTCGGTCCCGGCGCGAGCCGGCCGGTCATCCGCGGCTTCGGCGGCGATCGGGTGCTCATCATCGAGGACGGCCTCCCGACCGGCGACCTCTCCGCCGCGTCGGATCATCACGGGATGACCATCGACCCGAACAGCGCCGAGCGAATCGAGATCGTGCGCGGGCCGGCCACGCTGCTCTACGGCTCCGGCGTGGTGGGGGGCCTCATCAACATCATCACCCCCCACGCGGCGTACCGGAACCTGCTAACACCCCCCGAGAGCTACGGCGAAACCCTGATCGACGGTACGCGGGCGCAACTCGGCGCCGACACCGGAAGCGCGAACCGGCAAGCGGGAGCGTACGCCAACCTGCAGCACGCGCAAGGCAACATGCTGTTCTGGGGCAGCGGCGCCGAACGCCGGACGGGTGACTACGACACGCCGGAAGGCCCCGTCTTCAACACCGCCGCCGAACTGACCAATGCGCGCACCGGGCTCGGCTACTTCGGGGATCGGGCCTTCGCCAGTCTCTCCCTCACGTTCGAGGACAGCCGCTTCGGTCTCCCGTTCGAGGACATATTCCATTCGCACGGGACTGCGGAGGACGCCCACGGGCACGCTCACGGGCATGCGGAGCCCCGGGAAGCCGGAGGCGGGGACGATTCTTCAATCGACCTCACCTCGCGCCGCCGCGTCGGCCGTTTCGACCTCGGACTGCGCAACCTGGACAACGATTTCCTGCAAGGCGTGCGCACCGGTTTCCACGTCATCGACGTGACGGACGACCATGTCGACACGGTGGGCGGCGTCGACAACGTGGATTCGCGGATCGGCAACCGCACCTACATCAAGCGCACCCTGTTCTACCAGGGGCAACTCGGGCGTTTCACCGGACGGTTCGGCACGGAGCTGAAGTACCGGGACTTCGACGTGACCGGCACCGAGGCGCTGGCCCCGCGCACCGACCAGAGCACGATCTCGGCCTTCGGCTACGAGGAGGTGAGCTTCGGGCGCTACCGCCTGCAGTTCGCCGGACGCGCGGAGCGCAACGGCTACAAGACCGCCGGACGCGTTCCCCTGCCCGGCCGCGACGACCGGGAAGACGACCACGGTCACGGCCACCGCCATGACGCCGGGGACGGGGACCACCTGGAACCGCCCGACCCGCGCGACCGGCAGTTTCTCGGCGTGTCGGCATCCGCGGGGCTGCACGCCGACCTCGGCGCCGCCACCGAGTTGGTAGCCAACCTCATGCAGTCGCACCGCGTGCCGGCACTGCAGGAGCTCTACAACTTCGGGCCGCACCTGGGCAACTTCGAGGTCGGCAACCCGGATCTGGAGGCCGAAACGGCGCTCGGCCTCGACATCGGCCTCCGGCGGCAGTCCGGCCGCATCGGGACCGACCTGAACTTCTACGTCTACGACATCGAGAACTTCATCTTCGGGGATCACACCCTCGAGATCGTCGACAACCTGCGGGTGCTGGACATCATTCAGGACGACAGCCGTTTCGTCGGCTTCGACGCGCGGGGCAGCGTGCGATTGGGCGGCCAGGCCTGGGCGTCGCTCGGCATCGGCTACGTGAACGCGACGCTGACGTCGACGAACGAGGCGGTGCCGCGCATCCCGCCCCTGCGCGCCACGCTCAGCGTCGAGATACCCTACGGGGCATTCACGGTGAGCCCGGAGGTGACGTTCGCGGCGCGGCAGGGCCGGGTGTTCCGCGACGAGACGACGACGCCCGGATACGCCATCCTGAACCTGGACGCGTCCTACCTCTGGCCGCGGCAGCACATGGCGCACGTGCTGTCGTTCACCGGATACAACCTCACCAACGCGCTGTTCCGGAACCACATGTCGTTCATCAAGGACCTGGCCCCCGAGATTGGCCGTGGGGTTAAGGTGGGTTACTCGCTGCGGTTCTTCTAG
- a CDS encoding aminotransferase class I/II-fold pyridoxal phosphate-dependent enzyme, which produces MMRISAPSTGPPFSTKVTVPRTVPVSCAWRGDTVASAAIVSAASRIRRLGCRGRVPCEARAEGWVRRRGDGRLPAPFLRAYTYCAASIMCILRRAFHMGVAPRGGRFRRLTDEAHSRDRCAAGHRQRSTRSRSRVHLMTHGLRMPPEIMRELAGYVTEILVEWNRRLPGEPAWDGEFKQELMARLMEDPPESGRAPRAVIDRAVRDVLSPAMRHEHPRAFGFVPSAPTWPGVLADYLVTGFNINAATWLSASGPSQLEAVVLDWFRRWLGYPETAGGVLTSGGSAAALDALVAAREAAGNPARATVYMSDQGHSAQARAARIIGIRPDRVRILSTGPDFRLDPDTLAAAVQTDRAAGCMPIAVCADAGSTSTGSVDPLRQIADYCASQGIWMHVDAAYGGAAVITEAGARLLRGIERADSIGIDPHKWMFQPYDTGCLLVRDVATLERAFAIHHDVLQDSVWGANHPNQADRGLQLSRRDRALKIWMSVQIFGMAAFRDAVAQGIERAERAAQFVADSAILELMTPASLGIVCFRVNPRDGATPEATLHQINKTILARVFWEERAFLSSTLLRRRFALRLCVINHTTTWDDVHETLQTIERFGREAL; this is translated from the coding sequence ATGATGAGGATCAGCGCGCCGTCGACCGGGCCGCCGTTCTCCACCAAGGTCACCGTGCCGCGCACCGTGCCCGTCTCCTGCGCCTGGAGAGGCGATACCGTCGCCAGCGCCGCCATCGTCAGTGCGGCGAGCCGAATCCGGCGGCTCGGCTGCCGCGGCAGGGTTCCGTGTGAAGCACGCGCCGAGGGCTGGGTACGACGTCGTGGAGACGGGAGACTCCCGGCTCCATTCCTTCGAGCATACACGTATTGCGCAGCCTCCATCATGTGTATATTACGGCGGGCATTCCACATGGGAGTTGCTCCACGAGGCGGTCGTTTCCGGAGGTTGACGGATGAAGCCCACTCCCGAGATCGCTGCGCCGCAGGGCATCGGCAGCGAAGCACGCGGTCCCGCTCCCGAGTGCATCTCATGACGCACGGTCTGCGGATGCCGCCCGAGATCATGCGGGAGCTCGCCGGGTACGTCACCGAGATCCTGGTCGAGTGGAACCGGCGTCTGCCCGGTGAGCCGGCCTGGGACGGTGAGTTCAAGCAGGAGCTCATGGCCCGGTTGATGGAGGATCCTCCGGAGAGCGGCCGGGCGCCGCGCGCGGTGATCGATCGCGCCGTGCGGGACGTCCTGTCGCCGGCGATGCGTCATGAGCATCCGAGGGCCTTCGGGTTCGTGCCATCGGCGCCGACGTGGCCGGGCGTGCTCGCGGACTACCTGGTGACCGGCTTCAACATCAATGCGGCGACGTGGCTGTCGGCGAGCGGTCCGAGCCAGCTCGAAGCCGTCGTGCTCGACTGGTTCCGGCGCTGGCTGGGATATCCGGAGACGGCCGGCGGCGTGTTGACCAGCGGCGGTTCCGCGGCTGCCCTCGACGCTCTGGTTGCCGCCCGCGAGGCGGCCGGCAACCCGGCGCGGGCGACCGTGTACATGAGCGACCAGGGACACAGCGCCCAGGCCCGCGCCGCGCGCATCATCGGCATTCGGCCGGACCGCGTTCGCATACTCTCCACGGGTCCCGACTTCCGCCTCGATCCCGATACGCTGGCAGCGGCCGTCCAAACCGACCGGGCGGCGGGCTGCATGCCCATCGCGGTGTGCGCCGATGCCGGTTCCACCAGTACCGGCAGTGTCGATCCCTTGCGGCAGATTGCGGACTACTGCGCGTCGCAGGGCATCTGGATGCACGTGGACGCGGCCTACGGGGGGGCGGCGGTCATCACGGAGGCGGGCGCGCGCCTTCTGCGCGGCATCGAGCGCGCCGATTCCATCGGCATCGACCCGCACAAGTGGATGTTCCAGCCGTACGATACGGGTTGCCTGCTGGTGCGGGACGTCGCGACGCTCGAACGCGCGTTCGCGATCCACCATGACGTGCTGCAGGACTCCGTCTGGGGCGCCAACCACCCGAATCAGGCGGACCGCGGCCTGCAACTGAGCCGCCGCGACCGCGCCCTCAAGATCTGGATGTCGGTGCAGATCTTCGGCATGGCCGCATTCCGGGACGCGGTGGCGCAAGGCATCGAGCGGGCCGAGCGGGCGGCGCAGTTCGTCGCGGACAGTGCGATCCTGGAGCTGATGACGCCGGCATCGCTGGGTATCGTCTGCTTCCGGGTCAACCCCCGGGACGGCGCGACTCCGGAGGCGACGCTCCACCAGATCAACAAGACGATCCTCGCCCGCGTCTTCTGGGAGGAACGCGCGTTCCTGTCGTCGACGCTGCTTCGCAGGCGATTCGCACTCCGCCTGTGCGTCATCAACCACACGACGACCTGGGACGACGTCCACGAGACGCTGCAGACCATCGAGCGCTTCGGACGGGAAGCGCTCTGA